A single region of the Pseudomonas granadensis genome encodes:
- a CDS encoding SelT/SelW/SelH family protein, giving the protein MTVAKAEVVITYCTQCQWLLRAAWLAQELLSTFGDDLGKVSLVPGTGGIFHISCDGVQIWERKADGGFPEAKVLKQRVRDRIDPERDLGHNDRTQ; this is encoded by the coding sequence ATGACTGTCGCAAAAGCAGAAGTTGTCATCACTTATTGCACCCAGTGCCAATGGCTGCTGCGCGCCGCGTGGCTGGCGCAGGAACTGCTCAGCACCTTCGGCGATGACCTCGGCAAAGTGTCGCTGGTGCCGGGCACTGGCGGAATCTTCCACATCAGTTGCGATGGCGTGCAGATCTGGGAGCGCAAGGCTGACGGCGGTTTTCCCGAGGCCAAAGTGCTGAAACAAAGGGTTCGTGACCGAATCGACCCGGAGCGCGACCTCGGCCACAACGACCGCACTCAGTGA
- a CDS encoding AraC family transcriptional regulator, which yields MRPILTLRHYTRDLIVHSHDHAQLVFGLSGALDFEVEGCGSQVRQQSFVVIPSGAHHACGSPSGSRCLVLDVPDGGWLTDSLGEHADASRRLLDQPGRLSLDAGQSQLVSWLANSPVADPLIAQQGAVLLLASLNHARPAELAARRLPYAALDAHIEQYAAYPLQVADLARVAGLSSARLHARFMAECGQTPMDYIRSRRLHLAVQWLRDTPLPIGEIASRVGYASQSAFSAAVLREFGASPRQLRRDSCDKSR from the coding sequence ATGCGACCGATCCTCACCCTGCGTCACTACACCCGCGACCTGATCGTGCACAGCCACGACCACGCACAATTGGTATTCGGGCTGTCCGGTGCGCTGGATTTCGAAGTCGAAGGTTGTGGCAGCCAGGTGCGCCAGCAGAGTTTTGTGGTGATCCCCTCCGGCGCCCATCACGCTTGTGGCAGCCCCAGCGGTAGCCGATGTCTGGTGCTGGATGTTCCCGACGGAGGATGGCTGACGGACTCGCTCGGTGAGCATGCCGACGCCAGTCGCCGCTTGCTCGATCAGCCGGGGCGGTTGTCGCTGGATGCAGGGCAAAGCCAGTTGGTCAGTTGGCTGGCAAACAGCCCGGTCGCCGATCCGTTGATTGCGCAGCAAGGCGCGGTGTTGCTGCTGGCCAGTCTGAACCACGCGCGGCCTGCCGAACTCGCTGCCCGCCGCCTGCCCTATGCCGCGCTGGATGCGCATATCGAGCAATACGCCGCTTATCCGCTGCAAGTCGCCGATCTGGCGCGGGTCGCCGGGTTGTCCAGCGCACGTCTGCACGCACGCTTTATGGCCGAATGCGGGCAGACGCCGATGGACTACATTCGCAGTCGGCGCCTGCATCTGGCGGTGCAATGGTTGCGCGACACGCCGCTGCCGATCGGCGAAATCGCCAGCCGCGTCGGCTATGCCTCGCAGAGTGCGTTTTCTGCTGCGGTGCTGCGTGAGTTCGGCGCGTCTCCGCGTCAGTTGCGCCGCGATTCCTGCGACAAAAGTCGCTAG
- a CDS encoding DMT family transporter has translation MTPRTALGALHIGALMFGLTGVFGKLAAASPAVIVFGRAAFAVLALAFFARFASQHGWRKLQALDWRRLALSGVLLAGHWVSFFLSVKVAGVAIATLGFASFPAFTVILEGLIFRERIRANEMLLVLLVSVGLILVTPAFDLSSGATIGLLWSVLSGLLFSLLSLTNRASSGRIPAVQAALCQNVVVALCLLPVAAPQLSAVRALDWLWIALLGVFCTGVAHSLFVASLAVIKARTAAVVFAMEPVYGITIAWLLFDENPTPKMLLGGALIIVAIVVSARMSGHAEKKAVAAEAASH, from the coding sequence ATGACTCCGCGTACCGCCCTCGGCGCTCTGCACATTGGCGCTTTGATGTTTGGCCTGACCGGTGTGTTCGGCAAACTCGCTGCCGCCTCGCCTGCGGTGATCGTCTTCGGTCGCGCCGCGTTCGCCGTACTCGCCCTCGCCTTCTTTGCCCGGTTCGCCAGTCAGCACGGCTGGCGGAAACTGCAGGCGCTCGATTGGCGTCGCCTAGCGCTCAGCGGCGTATTGCTGGCCGGGCACTGGGTGAGTTTTTTCCTCTCGGTGAAAGTCGCCGGCGTCGCCATCGCGACTTTGGGCTTCGCCAGTTTTCCGGCATTCACGGTGATTCTCGAAGGGCTGATCTTTCGCGAACGCATCCGCGCCAACGAGATGCTGCTGGTGCTGCTGGTCAGTGTTGGTCTGATTCTGGTCACGCCGGCCTTTGACCTGAGCAGTGGCGCGACCATCGGTCTGCTCTGGTCGGTACTGTCGGGCCTGCTGTTTTCGCTGTTGTCGCTGACCAACCGCGCCAGCTCCGGGCGAATTCCGGCGGTGCAGGCGGCGTTGTGCCAAAACGTGGTGGTGGCGCTGTGTCTGCTGCCGGTCGCGGCGCCGCAACTGAGCGCAGTGCGCGCACTTGACTGGTTGTGGATCGCCCTGCTCGGGGTGTTCTGCACCGGGGTTGCGCACAGTCTGTTCGTCGCCAGTCTGGCGGTGATCAAGGCGCGCACGGCGGCGGTGGTGTTCGCCATGGAGCCGGTCTACGGCATTACCATCGCCTGGCTGCTGTTCGATGAGAACCCGACGCCGAAAATGTTGCTTGGTGGTGCGCTGATCATTGTCGCCATCGTCGTCTCAGCGCGGATGTCCGGGCATGCCGAGAAGAAAGCCGTCGCCGCCGAGGCCGCCTCTCACTGA